The DNA segment GTCTCATGATTAAGTAGTGTGAAATTTctcataaattaataataagatGTGATTCTGAAGTCTGAAAGCCAGACATCAACACAATTCTATtgaattaaatgaaaacataatGGCAAATTCAATCAACACATTCAACAATTTGAAATCTCAAATCTGGAAACATGCTAGAACAGTCAGGAACTGAAACAAGTCCAACGTTGATTGACATTGACGTCCATTTTGGTCTctgacagttttttttgttgttgttttgttttgtttttagagcAAGTCTTTCACTGAGGTgtcagaggaaaagaaaaaaaaaaaaaaaaaaaacacatggtaACCCAATGTCAAACATTTTGTGCAAGCCtgaaaacaggaagaaaaaaattggGGGTATGCAGACCACAAAACTCAGTGTCATTTGGAGGCAAAAGGGGAGGGAGGACAAAGAGAGAACAAAGGGATtaggagacacagagagagacacacagagagagagagagagagagagagacagagacagagagagagggagggtggggGTGGGAACACTGTGGTTCAGGAATACGGCTGTGGTACGCCAAACCCTGGCCTATAAAGCGGCCTACCTGTAGGTGACTGAGAAGGGGGCATATGTGAGCCCATGGGGTAACTATAACCTCCATAAGGGTATGGGCTGGGGTAGGGTGCATTACTAGGGCCAAACTGCCCAAAAGGAGGACCTTGGGGAGTTGTAAATGCAGGTTGGGTGGGGTATGGGCATGTGGACGGGACGAAGGCAGGCCGGGCAGCAGGGTAGCCTGAGGATGGAGTAAAAGCTGTGGCCTGGTTTGAGTAGGGCTGAAAAGCACCAGTGGGGTTAGAGGGGGCAGCTGTAGAGGCTGAACAGGGTTGGCTAGGAGGAGAAACAGGGTATGGAGTGTACGGCAGGGCACAGTTGGGCGGGTTGGTGCTCACGCTAGGTTTCTGCTGTGGCTGTTGCTGGGGTTGCTGCTGTTGCCACAGTGACACTGAGCCAGCCTCCGGATTGGAGCATGGCTCTGATGTCACGCCAGACTCCCCGGCTCCTTGGTTCTTCTGGCGCAGAATCTCTTGCAGCTTCTCAATGCACACACGTCTTCTGTGAGCAAGGCAGCGGAGAGAGTGGAAGCGCTCGAGGAATGAATCTAGTGACAAGGAACCTTCCAGTAACTCATCAGCTAGAGCCTGCGGAGAGCAAGAGTGAGACGAAGACAACGCTTGGTGTTTGAAAGCAAGTGAATTGATGAGAATTGTCTGAGAATAATGAGAATTTTGACAGCTAAGCATTGTTtacatacaataaaaataattattcataaCAATATTTTGTAACACAGTCTTGAAAAGCAACTTACCTCTGACTCTGCCTCTGTGTTGGCGCCCTCTGCCTGTAGACGAGTTAACAACCCCTCGGGAGACACCTGGCCCATAATCCCATCtatggaagagaaaaaaaaaaagaagaaaagggggggtcagagagagagagagagagagagagagagagagaagggaggggCAGGAAGAGAGTGAATGAACCTATACTGAGAATGTTTTAATTGCAACTGCAATTCATCTCACAGATAGCAAACTGCTTAAACCACAGTGGCACAAATCcaataaagtaaagtaaataaagcaGCAGTCACAAAGACCCTATAAATGGAAGTATACCCTGAACCAGCACATAGTAATACACAGCAAATAACTATTCAGCTATTTATTAACAGACTCATGTTTAGCACAAAATTTGCCAGCACAAGCCCAACAGACTATGACTGAGAATCCCTGTGGTACTGGTATAATACACAGCTGTACAAATGATTCTGACTTTAAAAAATGATGACTTATTAAAAGTACATACTAATGTATGTATTTGATATgaaaaattaattcattcaatatttctatttaagaaaacaaaataaaaaacaagtatATATATTGTCCTATAATTTACAGATTTTACAAAGTctaaatttactttaaaaaaacaaaaacacactctaTAACCATGGTGAGCAGCAAAAGGAGGTGGTGTTGGGTGTTAGaatggtgttcctaataaaaagGCTGGTAAATGTATCCTAGTTCATTCACGCTGAACACCATAATCATATTACCTTTTACAAGGAAATAAAGTTTCACATGTTACTAATATATAAACTGTTGATGGAAATAAAGCACATTATTTGGTAGGGAGTACTACTGACTACTTAATGTTTAATACTCACAACTGACTAATatggatacaaaaaaaaagaaaaatcatctgAGCATAAAAAGCGCTTGTGTTCGCAATGAGGTTACTAGAGAAACAAAATAGAGTCTAAATTCTTTGAGTCTCTCAAAACAAGGTGACGTAAGTAAGCACACAATAGGATAAAAATGTCTGTATGACTTAAGAGAACAAACAGGACAGTCTTGCTGAGCAACATATTGCTGGACTGGTGGAAAATGAAAGCTTTACAAACACAGATGACAGGATAACTAAATCATCCACACTTATGTAATAGCTGCAATTTTTTTCATCTACAGTTTATGTACTGTTTTTCAAGACGAATACTGATAATGTATTTTCTCTGTATCATGTCAGTGTGGTTAAATTTAGGATCAGAATAGGATTCCCTTGAATTATATTCACTGAACAACACCTCTAGGAGAAACTTCATAACACTATCACAAGCTAACACCACCTAATTTTAGTACAAGTGTTAGCTGTGGATGTGCACAGCAATTTCTTTTCATCTTACCTACAGTGATCAGTTATTTTcccccactgcacacactgcctttcttttttttaaccagttcTCCTTTCTTTACTGTGGGTTCTTTTCAAGTAAATGTACTGTCTTGTACTTACACttccataataaaaaaaaaagattaatagtTTTAATTAGTATACAAACTGGAGGTTTGGCCTGCAGACactcaaaatatatatatgcaattTAGAGTGGTCAGTTCATGTATTTGGAAAACAAGCAGAATATGGAGGAAACACAGAGTGTGTAAAACTCCTTACAGCCCATAACCTAAACTCAAGATTACACTGGAGACCATAGAGCTGTGAGAAACTGTGTCTGTACATGGTTTAGAAATCTTATAGAATATAGCATTTCTATAACACGTCACCCCATAAACTTACTGTTTCTCTTTCCCTAATCTCTCATCTTACATTTTTAGTATATCCAGTCTTTTACCTCTGAGAGTGCAGTGCTTCTTGTATCTCTCCCTCACTTCCTCCAGTTCATTATATTTCGCCACCAGCCGTTCTTTACCACTCTCTACCCGCGGTTTCATGTCGAGGTTCTGTTCAGCCAGGCTGCGGTTGGAAGCCAGAGCCATCTCCCTTTCCAGTTGAATATTTTGGATCTATGAAAAAGAGAAGGAGTTAAAAGtgattgttccttccttggacagaAATCAAATTTCCCAATGATTACTGCCCACAGAaagttaaatttaaaaaaaaaagtcatatgtTAGTTCATGTATGTACAAATTACATGATCTCAAAGCTTTATATAGGACTGGAGTCAATATATTACTTTAGGTTATTAATATGGCATACAGTGTTTTAATATCTCTGTGTTTTAATTCATGTATCCTGTAAACTGACAGCTCACACTGGAGCCATAATCTAATTGGATGTGCCCAAGCCAGTAAAGCAATCTAAGCTCTCATTGGCTGATCCACATTGGGCGACAGCATTTCTACTCTGGTGTTAATTTTCTTGCTCCATGGTGAAGTTCCATGGTGAATAGTTTGTGAAGAGAATATCTGGAGAACTGTGCAGCTGAACAAAAGCCTGGTTAGCCTTTATCGTCTTCAGTCTGCAGATTAGTAAAAGCACTAGGAATTGACCGTTTTTAAAGGGAACCTTCTTTAAGCAAACCTTTGACTGTACATACAATTTTTGTGATAAATACTACACTGAAATTCATCTGTGCTCCTGACAATTGAGTGCACAAATACACatgtttaagttttattttcacattttatttttatttttaacacttcATCTGCTTTACCTCCCCATTAAGAGATTAGTCATAAGCAAATTTCAGTgaatttaagtaaatttaactTAAGATCACTACTGACTGTGGAAAGTACCACTGAACCAATGACCAAACTAG comes from the Hemibagrus wyckioides isolate EC202008001 linkage group LG03, SWU_Hwy_1.0, whole genome shotgun sequence genome and includes:
- the vps37c gene encoding vacuolar protein sorting-associated protein 37C, giving the protein MEKLQDLRQSELQDLLDNSERVESMALESDEIQNIQLEREMALASNRSLAEQNLDMKPRVESGKERLVAKYNELEEVRERYKKHCTLRDGIMGQVSPEGLLTRLQAEGANTEAESEALADELLEGSLSLDSFLERFHSLRCLAHRRRVCIEKLQEILRQKNQGAGESGVTSEPCSNPEAGSVSLWQQQQPQQQPQQKPSVSTNPPNCALPYTPYPVSPPSQPCSASTAAPSNPTGAFQPYSNQATAFTPSSGYPAARPAFVPSTCPYPTQPAFTTPQGPPFGQFGPSNAPYPSPYPYGGYSYPMGSHMPPSQSPTGRPLYRPGFGVPQPYS